A region from the Lolium perenne isolate Kyuss_39 chromosome 4, Kyuss_2.0, whole genome shotgun sequence genome encodes:
- the LOC139830427 gene encoding uncharacterized protein gives MSSSALSVSTVAGTTSDTAPSTMAGAFISTPTSASLAASISVKLSGENYLFWRAQVGPFLRSHLLMGYMDGSNPCPVEEITITTGETTTQQANPAFGRWVQTDQSILSAFVSSMTEGVVGMVLFTKIAREAWETLAGAFASTSIARSTGIRTQMADLKKNNMSINVYFHRMKALADTLASIGQPLRDEEFISYLLAGLDSDYDALYEVINTRMTPISVRDLFA, from the coding sequence ATGAGCTCATCTGCGCTGTCGGTCTCAACCGTAGCGGGCACCACCTCCGACACCGCGCCCAGCACCATGGCCGGCGCCTTCATCTCCACGCCGACGTCTGCCTCGTTGGCCGCCTCCATCAGCGTCAAGCTCTCGGGAGAGAACTATCTCTTCTGGCGCGCCCAAGTCGGCCCTTTCTTGAGGAGCCATCTCCTGATGGGGTACATGGATGGATCTAATCCGTGCCCCGTGGAGGagatcaccatcaccaccggcgagacgACGACCCAGCAGGCTAATCCAGCCTTTGGGCGATGGGTGCAGACCGATCAGAGCATCCTCTCTGCCTTCGTGTCATCCATGACCGAGGGCGTGGTCGGCATGGTCCTTTTCACCAAGATTGCTCGCGAGGCGTGGGAGACGCTCGCCGGCGCCTTCGCCTCCACGTCGATCGCACGCTCGACCGGCATCCGCACCCAGATGGCCGATCTCAAGAAGAACAACATGTCGATCAATGTCTACTTCCACCGCATGAAGGCCCTTGCCGACACCTTGGCGTCCATCGGCCAACCTCTGAGGGACGAGGAATTCATCTCCTACCTCCTGGCCGGCCTCGACTCGGACTACGACGCCCTGTACGAGGTCATCAACACGCGCATGACGCCCATCTCCGTCCGCGACCTCTTTGCGTAG